A part of Terriglobus roseus genomic DNA contains:
- a CDS encoding FAD-dependent oxidoreductase, with product MNARIAIVGGGPGGLTLARILHQHGREVTVLEREASFVYRPQGGSLDIHADSGQIALAKAGLTGEFQSIARHQDQQMRLYDSECTLRLLDESSEGERPEVDRGHLRQMLLDSLPHGVVRWNQHVTSVEAQPDGTCDVIFADGKRARYDLVVGADGTWSKVRPALSSARPEYSGIVFVELGIHDVDRRHPAIAKLVGHGMTFSLGDSMGLMMHRDANAHIGFYAAFHGPVDVYAGKTESQIRAELLQKFSGWGSNLTSLIAKSDDVVGARGIYWLSPGHRWKHVPGITLIGDAAHVMSPFGGDGANFALQDAGELADVLLQKDWRDQLSVFEEAMAKRCEGPAAAANAAILKAFSPDGFTHSFNMMRQLIPKARAFPAKS from the coding sequence ATGAATGCACGCATTGCAATCGTCGGTGGAGGACCCGGAGGGTTAACACTGGCACGCATCCTCCATCAACACGGCAGGGAAGTCACCGTACTGGAACGCGAAGCCTCCTTTGTTTACCGGCCTCAGGGCGGCTCACTGGATATCCACGCGGACAGCGGCCAGATCGCACTGGCAAAAGCTGGGTTGACGGGGGAGTTTCAGAGCATCGCGCGTCATCAGGATCAGCAGATGCGGCTATATGACAGTGAATGCACGCTGCGCCTGCTGGATGAAAGTTCCGAAGGCGAAAGGCCCGAGGTGGATCGCGGCCATCTGCGGCAGATGCTGCTCGATTCCTTGCCGCATGGAGTAGTGCGTTGGAATCAGCATGTGACGTCTGTAGAGGCGCAACCGGATGGAACTTGTGATGTCATTTTTGCGGATGGAAAACGAGCGCGCTACGACCTGGTGGTGGGCGCCGATGGCACTTGGTCAAAGGTGCGGCCTGCACTCTCATCTGCGCGTCCGGAATACAGCGGTATCGTCTTTGTCGAACTCGGCATTCACGATGTGGACCGGCGTCATCCTGCTATCGCGAAACTTGTTGGGCATGGCATGACGTTTTCTCTCGGCGACAGCATGGGCCTGATGATGCATCGCGACGCGAACGCACACATCGGTTTCTATGCAGCGTTTCACGGCCCCGTCGATGTCTATGCGGGAAAAACAGAGTCTCAAATTCGCGCAGAATTGCTTCAAAAGTTCTCCGGATGGGGCAGCAATCTGACCAGCCTGATCGCCAAGAGCGATGACGTGGTTGGCGCACGTGGAATCTACTGGCTATCGCCGGGACATCGCTGGAAACATGTGCCAGGCATCACGTTGATCGGAGACGCCGCCCATGTGATGAGTCCCTTTGGCGGCGACGGTGCGAACTTTGCGCTGCAGGATGCGGGTGAGCTTGCCGACGTTCTACTTCAGAAGGATTGGAGGGATCAGCTTTCGGTCTTTGAAGAGGCTATGGCAAAACGCTGCGAAGGCCCGGCCGCGGCAGCAAATGCGGCCATCCTGAAAGCGTTTTCTCCAGATGGATTCACGCATAGCTTCAACATGATGCGGCAGCTTATCCCAAAGGCAAGAGCGTTTCCTGCAAAGTCATAA
- the pstB gene encoding phosphate ABC transporter ATP-binding protein PstB yields the protein MGVAIAVDNLNAWYGKTHTLKGITLEIAANSATALIGPSGCGKSTFVRCLNRLHETAPHARVEGTIRIGDEDIYDDASPVEVRRRVGMVFQRPNPFPTMSIYENVAAGLRLGGVAKRAELDEVVERSLRQAALWEEVKDHLRTKSGASLSGGQQQRLCIARALAVDPEVLLMDEPASALDPVSTGKIEDLIFELKDDYTIVIVTHSMQQAARVAEDTGFFLSGELVEFDKTDRIFTNPRDKRTEDYITGRFG from the coding sequence GTGGGCGTTGCTATTGCCGTTGACAATTTGAACGCGTGGTACGGCAAGACTCACACGCTGAAGGGCATCACGCTGGAGATTGCGGCAAACTCCGCAACGGCGCTGATCGGACCCTCAGGGTGCGGCAAAAGCACGTTTGTACGCTGCCTGAATCGTCTCCATGAGACGGCCCCACATGCCCGCGTGGAAGGCACCATCCGCATTGGCGACGAAGACATCTATGACGACGCTTCGCCTGTCGAAGTGCGCCGCCGTGTCGGCATGGTGTTCCAGCGGCCCAACCCGTTTCCCACGATGTCCATCTATGAGAATGTGGCGGCTGGTCTGCGGCTGGGCGGCGTTGCCAAGCGCGCGGAACTGGATGAAGTTGTGGAGCGTTCGCTGCGGCAGGCTGCGTTGTGGGAAGAGGTAAAGGATCACCTCCGCACCAAGAGTGGCGCCAGTCTTTCTGGTGGTCAGCAGCAGCGTTTGTGCATTGCACGCGCTCTCGCGGTTGATCCCGAAGTGTTGCTGATGGATGAACCCGCCAGCGCGCTCGATCCTGTCTCCACGGGCAAGATTGAAGATTTGATCTTTGAGTTGAAGGACGATTACACCATCGTCATCGTCACACACAGCATGCAGCAGGCGGCGCGCGTGGCAGAGGATACCGGCTTCTTTCTTTCGGGGGAACTGGTCGAGTTCGACAAGACCGACCGCATCTTCACCAACCCACGCGACAAGCGAACCGAGGATTACATTACAGGGAGGTTCGGCTGA
- the phoU gene encoding phosphate signaling complex protein PhoU yields the protein MRKRFHQSLDELKEKLLVMAGFAEQAIQRSIEAYRTRDPELVELVRRSEPAINRLEREIDSTALDLLAMEQPMAVDLRFILSVIRINGDLERVGDLAVNIALRAGETNDLQPVDLPVDIPRMGTLAAAMIRKALEAFIDGDAQLAENVLALDDEVDTLNSAAFHALSNVIRNQPQYTSQALHAMLIARNLERVGDHATNIAEDVIFWVKGRDIRHAAPAA from the coding sequence ATGCGTAAACGCTTTCATCAATCGCTGGACGAACTGAAGGAAAAACTGCTGGTCATGGCAGGCTTTGCGGAGCAGGCCATCCAGCGTTCCATTGAGGCATACCGCACACGCGACCCCGAATTGGTGGAGCTGGTGCGCCGCAGCGAACCTGCCATCAATCGGCTCGAACGCGAGATCGACTCCACCGCGCTAGACCTTCTCGCCATGGAACAACCCATGGCCGTGGACCTGCGCTTCATTCTGTCCGTCATCCGCATCAACGGTGACTTGGAACGTGTCGGCGATCTGGCAGTGAACATTGCTCTCCGCGCCGGAGAAACGAACGATCTGCAACCGGTGGATCTGCCGGTCGACATTCCTCGCATGGGAACGCTCGCCGCCGCAATGATTCGCAAGGCGCTGGAAGCGTTTATTGACGGCGACGCGCAGCTTGCCGAAAACGTCCTCGCACTGGATGACGAGGTAGACACGCTGAACTCTGCGGCCTTCCACGCTCTCTCCAACGTGATCCGCAACCAGCCGCAATACACTTCGCAGGCGCTGCACGCCATGCTGATTGCGCGCAATCTGGAGCGCGTAGGCGATCACGCCACTAACATCGCGGAAGATGTCATCTTCTGGGTAAAGGGACGCGACATTCGTCACGCAGCGCCCGCTGCATAA
- a CDS encoding sensor histidine kinase, whose protein sequence is MTRPLHNPLIALLLALLAGVALLLLVAQHPGWQWAAVTLFAVILLLCGMAVRSAVLRRAEAAAKAIAQIGAVPAQQISSGSGESVRILQPVFSAVRSSAEAVDRDRERLLESRHQLEVLLEGMQDAVLGLDTAGRVQWSNSAMQRLMQREGPGVSVRHGRALVHTFRDPAVLACVQGTLDNGTTQECRSELLLHGSVFHVTASPLPGGGAVVVLRDTTRFEAVERQQRDFVANVSHELRTPLTSIVGYVETVLDTEPLSPAANEFLETVLKNASRMHRLTEDLLMLAKVERGDVILDPLPISAELLVRDALRTVSGAPYAEDAKLEIGEATEQRVMADEHAVLQVLGNLLENALKYSSGMERIPHVVVSARSLEDSVQFSVRDFGPGIASEHLPRLFERFYRVEKARSREKGGTGLGLSIAKQLIEQHGGRIWVESELGKGSTFLFTLPLAS, encoded by the coding sequence GTGACGCGTCCGTTGCACAATCCGCTGATAGCACTCTTGCTCGCTTTGCTGGCGGGTGTTGCGCTCCTGTTGTTGGTGGCGCAGCATCCCGGCTGGCAGTGGGCCGCTGTGACTCTCTTTGCTGTGATCCTTCTGCTTTGCGGCATGGCGGTACGAAGCGCAGTGCTGCGCCGTGCCGAGGCTGCAGCAAAGGCCATTGCGCAGATTGGTGCTGTACCCGCGCAACAGATCTCATCCGGCTCTGGCGAATCGGTTCGCATCTTGCAGCCGGTGTTTTCCGCAGTAAGAAGTTCTGCGGAAGCCGTCGATCGTGACCGCGAACGCCTTCTTGAAAGCCGTCACCAACTGGAAGTGCTTCTTGAGGGCATGCAGGACGCCGTGCTCGGCCTCGATACGGCTGGGCGAGTGCAATGGAGTAACTCCGCGATGCAGCGTCTTATGCAGCGTGAAGGACCGGGTGTTTCCGTTCGTCATGGACGCGCACTGGTACACACCTTCCGTGATCCCGCAGTACTCGCCTGTGTGCAGGGAACGCTCGACAACGGAACAACCCAGGAATGCCGTAGTGAACTCCTGCTGCATGGCAGCGTCTTTCATGTAACGGCCTCGCCGCTTCCTGGCGGGGGCGCAGTCGTGGTGTTACGCGACACCACACGCTTTGAAGCCGTAGAGCGGCAGCAACGCGACTTCGTAGCAAATGTGTCGCATGAACTACGCACCCCCCTCACTTCCATCGTTGGTTACGTGGAAACGGTTTTGGATACTGAACCGCTTTCGCCCGCTGCGAATGAATTTCTGGAAACAGTGCTGAAGAATGCGTCACGCATGCACCGCCTGACGGAAGACCTGTTGATGTTGGCAAAGGTCGAGCGCGGCGATGTGATTCTTGATCCTCTGCCCATTTCGGCGGAACTCCTCGTACGCGACGCTCTGCGCACAGTCTCCGGAGCGCCGTATGCCGAAGACGCGAAGCTCGAAATCGGCGAAGCCACAGAGCAGCGCGTCATGGCCGACGAACACGCGGTCCTTCAAGTGCTGGGCAATCTGTTGGAAAACGCCTTGAAGTATTCCTCCGGTATGGAGCGTATCCCGCATGTAGTCGTGAGCGCTCGCTCCCTTGAGGATTCGGTGCAGTTCTCTGTACGCGACTTCGGCCCCGGTATCGCGTCGGAACACCTGCCGCGTCTCTTTGAGCGTTTCTATCGCGTCGAAAAGGCGCGTTCGCGTGAAAAGGGTGGCACCGGCCTGGGCCTCTCCATTGCCAAACAGCTGATTGAGCAACATGGCGGTCGTATCTGGGTTGAGAGCGAATTAGGCAAGGGAAGCACCTTCCTGTTCACACTCCCGCTGGCCTCCTAA
- a CDS encoding helix-turn-helix domain-containing protein, which produces MKRELDALVAQMHADGISYEDAVREFKRRYLLQVLINHRGNQCKSAEELGMHRNTLSRTLAELNMDTAQIRNGLKRPARSERAAGTPRLQTIARVR; this is translated from the coding sequence GTGAAGCGCGAACTGGACGCACTGGTGGCACAAATGCACGCCGATGGCATTTCCTATGAGGACGCTGTCCGCGAATTCAAGCGCCGTTACCTTCTTCAGGTACTCATCAATCACCGCGGCAACCAGTGCAAGAGCGCTGAAGAATTGGGCATGCACCGCAACACGCTGAGCCGTACGCTGGCGGAGCTGAACATGGACACCGCGCAGATTCGCAACGGCTTGAAGCGTCCGGCACGCAGCGAGCGCGCAGCAGGAACGCCGCGGCTGCAGACGATCGCCCGCGTTCGTTGA
- a CDS encoding phosphoribosylaminoimidazolesuccinocarboxamide synthase encodes MPLGDRKPILSGKVRDLYEAGPDRLLFVASDRISAFDHVLGSMIPDKGKVLTQISLFWFDYLRNLVPNHLLTADVRDYPADLQQYSNYLRGRSMIVHKAKMVQVECVARGFLSGSGWKDYQRTGEVCGIPLPAGLRESDRLPTPIFTPAAKNHTGHDENIGFDQVVATVGGELAETLRTLTLSIYSTAAKYAESKGLILADTKFEFGFVPAKDGSDMLVLADEVLTPDSSRYWLASGYAPGGAQPSFDKQYVRDYLEEIHWDKQPPAPSLPEEVVTETRLKYLQAFMQLTGKAKLPE; translated from the coding sequence ATGCCACTGGGTGACCGGAAACCGATTCTGAGCGGTAAGGTGCGCGACCTGTATGAGGCCGGACCGGACCGGCTGCTCTTTGTTGCCAGCGACCGCATCTCTGCGTTTGATCACGTGCTGGGCAGCATGATCCCGGATAAGGGTAAGGTGCTTACGCAGATTTCCCTTTTCTGGTTCGACTATCTACGCAACCTGGTGCCGAACCATCTGCTGACGGCCGACGTGCGCGACTATCCCGCTGACCTGCAGCAGTACAGCAACTATCTCCGTGGCCGCAGCATGATCGTGCACAAAGCAAAGATGGTGCAGGTGGAGTGTGTGGCGCGTGGCTTCCTTTCCGGATCGGGATGGAAGGATTATCAGCGTACCGGCGAGGTATGCGGGATTCCGCTGCCTGCGGGACTCCGCGAGAGTGATCGCCTGCCGACGCCGATCTTCACGCCCGCAGCAAAGAACCATACCGGGCACGATGAGAACATCGGCTTTGATCAGGTGGTGGCAACCGTTGGCGGCGAATTGGCCGAGACTCTGCGGACGCTGACGCTTTCCATCTACAGCACCGCTGCCAAGTACGCGGAGAGCAAAGGCCTGATCCTTGCGGATACAAAGTTTGAGTTTGGCTTTGTTCCTGCCAAGGATGGCAGCGACATGCTGGTGCTGGCCGATGAAGTCTTGACTCCGGATTCGTCGCGCTACTGGCTGGCCAGTGGTTATGCGCCGGGTGGAGCGCAGCCTTCGTTCGACAAGCAGTACGTCCGCGACTACCTGGAAGAGATTCACTGGGACAAGCAGCCTCCTGCGCCGTCGTTGCCGGAGGAAGTTGTGACCGAGACGCGTTTGAAGTATCTGCAGGCCTTCATGCAGCTTACGGGCAAGGCAAAGCTGCCGGAATAA
- a CDS encoding CvpA family protein, whose amino-acid sequence MNEALHGAAAGLGHMNPLDWCIALVLVISTVMAFLRGLIRSVVSLVGILAGVLLAFWYCHRLAGWLHRWVTQSSLAEVAAFVLILVGVIVVAALVGRALRGACSAVGLGFLDRLGGACFGFARGVLLLAAALLPVAPFLGSVPAAQTSLLLPYLLPAAHGISFVVPRDFGRRLSATDWLTHARTAADEWTPAVVRTMPSERGKYE is encoded by the coding sequence ATGAACGAAGCTCTCCATGGCGCGGCGGCTGGACTGGGACACATGAACCCATTGGACTGGTGCATTGCGCTAGTGCTGGTGATTTCGACCGTGATGGCGTTCCTGCGCGGATTGATCCGGTCCGTCGTTTCGCTGGTGGGGATTCTGGCTGGGGTGCTGTTGGCGTTCTGGTACTGCCACCGGCTGGCGGGGTGGCTCCATCGCTGGGTCACGCAGTCGTCTTTGGCCGAAGTGGCGGCGTTTGTGCTGATTTTGGTGGGGGTAATCGTGGTGGCCGCGCTGGTGGGACGGGCGCTGCGGGGGGCGTGTTCAGCGGTGGGTCTTGGCTTTCTGGACCGGCTGGGTGGGGCCTGTTTTGGCTTTGCCAGGGGTGTTTTACTACTGGCAGCGGCGCTGTTGCCGGTAGCTCCGTTTCTGGGGAGCGTACCTGCGGCACAAACATCTCTTTTGCTTCCCTATTTGCTTCCGGCCGCACATGGGATATCCTTCGTTGTGCCGCGTGACTTTGGCAGACGACTCTCCGCAACCGATTGGCTGACCCATGCCAGGACGGCTGCAGACGAGTGGACGCCTGCTGTAGTCCGCACCATGCCATCTGAGCGAGGTAAGTACGAGTGA
- a CDS encoding type II secretion system protein GspD, producing the protein MVTASKLISGGLLAGVCAVAPFCAPAVLAQRTPNLPPDSQEPAARKPKEPSQKDRDAAENAYLAGAKELQDGHLPQAEKLFAQAVARNPLRSEYLQALLLSREHRLTDLLHEAAKERTTNPAAADALVAQARSLDATNPAVVQHAPPVDLHPIRTERLASSITLLHNASRHSYHQRGNLQTLAETVARDYGLRVVLDPDLQTKDYRIDVDDANFAEAMQVLGLASDTMFVPLDENTIFLAQDTQTNHQRLERLVEEAYFFPGYAADQLKDFVSIAQTILKLDKVTVDAGQNAIVVRGPADLADAAERIFTDLMGGQSDVVFDVKVYSVDHSRMRNLGVVLPSSFTAYNLATEAQNIISSNSSLVEQLIANGVIPSGTSNVEIAAYLVFVAGVSGSTNLTNTFFVFGGGSTTTGVTTANSPTFNLALSTSDARTLEDVQIRAGNMQNAIFKAGMRYPIQTSLYSDIASSTSAANTSVNGVSLASLLAQYTGSSSISNGSVIPQVQYEDLGITLTANPKIQWTGDISTHLDIKITALAGTSLNGIPILASRQFSSDLTVHDGDTVMMMSQTTSTEIAAVTGLPGLSELPGFQSTTNKNGSKSTGELVVLVTPHITRHAHTSARGPYIPLQSRPETD; encoded by the coding sequence GTGGTCACTGCATCCAAGCTGATTTCTGGCGGTCTGCTGGCAGGCGTTTGCGCTGTTGCGCCCTTTTGCGCCCCCGCCGTGCTTGCGCAGCGGACCCCGAATCTTCCTCCTGACTCTCAGGAACCCGCAGCGAGAAAGCCGAAAGAGCCGTCGCAAAAGGATCGTGATGCAGCTGAGAATGCGTATCTTGCCGGGGCCAAGGAACTGCAGGATGGGCACTTACCGCAAGCTGAGAAACTCTTTGCGCAGGCCGTTGCGCGCAATCCCCTACGCAGCGAGTACCTGCAGGCATTGCTACTGTCACGCGAACATCGCCTGACCGACCTGCTTCACGAAGCTGCGAAAGAGCGAACTACGAATCCTGCCGCTGCGGATGCGCTGGTGGCACAGGCACGGTCTCTGGATGCGACGAATCCTGCGGTTGTGCAACACGCTCCGCCTGTCGACCTTCATCCCATTCGCACTGAGCGGCTGGCCAGCAGCATTACGCTGCTTCACAATGCTTCGCGGCACAGCTATCACCAGCGTGGCAACCTCCAGACGTTGGCAGAAACGGTAGCGCGCGATTATGGCCTGCGGGTGGTGCTTGATCCGGACCTGCAGACGAAGGACTACCGCATCGATGTCGACGACGCGAACTTCGCCGAAGCCATGCAGGTGCTGGGGTTGGCCAGTGACACCATGTTTGTACCACTGGATGAAAACACGATCTTCCTGGCTCAGGACACCCAGACGAACCATCAACGGCTTGAACGCCTGGTAGAGGAAGCCTATTTCTTTCCTGGATATGCAGCCGATCAGCTCAAGGATTTCGTGAGCATTGCGCAGACCATCCTTAAGCTGGATAAGGTCACTGTGGATGCGGGACAGAACGCCATTGTTGTGCGTGGTCCTGCGGACCTTGCCGATGCTGCCGAACGCATTTTCACCGACCTGATGGGCGGCCAGAGCGACGTTGTATTTGATGTGAAGGTCTACTCCGTGGACCATTCGCGCATGCGGAATCTGGGCGTGGTGCTGCCAAGTTCGTTCACCGCTTACAACCTGGCCACGGAAGCGCAGAACATCATCTCCTCAAATAGTTCGCTGGTGGAACAGCTCATTGCGAATGGCGTGATTCCGTCCGGCACAAGCAATGTGGAGATCGCCGCGTACCTTGTATTCGTGGCCGGTGTCAGCGGCTCCACTAACCTGACGAACACGTTCTTTGTGTTTGGCGGTGGATCGACGACGACTGGCGTGACAACGGCGAACTCTCCTACGTTCAATCTTGCTCTTAGCACCAGCGACGCTCGCACGCTGGAAGATGTGCAGATACGCGCGGGAAACATGCAGAACGCCATCTTTAAAGCTGGCATGCGTTATCCCATCCAGACATCGCTTTACAGCGACATTGCCAGCAGCACATCCGCCGCCAATACATCCGTGAACGGCGTGAGTCTTGCCAGTTTGCTGGCGCAGTACACCGGATCCAGTTCCATCAGCAACGGTTCCGTTATCCCGCAGGTGCAGTACGAGGATCTGGGCATCACGCTCACTGCGAATCCCAAGATTCAATGGACGGGAGACATCTCCACGCATCTCGATATCAAGATCACCGCGCTTGCCGGAACGTCACTCAACGGCATTCCGATTCTGGCGAGTCGGCAGTTCTCGTCGGATCTGACCGTGCACGACGGCGATACGGTGATGATGATGAGCCAGACCACCAGTACGGAGATTGCCGCAGTTACCGGGCTTCCTGGTTTAAGCGAACTTCCGGGATTTCAGAGCACCACGAATAAGAACGGCAGTAAGTCTACTGGTGAGTTGGTGGTGCTGGTGACGCCGCACATTACGCGTCATGCGCACACCTCTGCTCGCGGACCTTACATTCCACTGCAATCACGGCCTGAGACGGACTAA
- a CDS encoding MarR family winged helix-turn-helix transcriptional regulator, whose protein sequence is MDTQFSPGPGQLIQRMARMSNRWLEPRLQEMGLAVAQVPVFGALQQRGPLSQRELATLLHVEQPTMAQLLNRMERDGLIVRKPDPKDGRSSLISITLRALKRSEAARDVLMEGRQISLQGFTKAEVDTLQQLLQRMVDNMEEELGK, encoded by the coding sequence ATGGATACGCAATTTTCTCCGGGCCCCGGTCAACTCATCCAACGCATGGCGCGCATGAGCAATCGCTGGCTGGAACCGCGTCTGCAGGAAATGGGTCTGGCTGTGGCTCAGGTGCCGGTGTTTGGAGCATTGCAACAACGAGGCCCGCTGTCGCAGCGAGAACTGGCCACACTGCTGCATGTGGAGCAGCCCACCATGGCGCAGCTTCTGAACCGCATGGAGCGCGATGGCCTGATTGTTCGAAAACCCGACCCGAAAGATGGCCGCAGCAGCCTGATTTCAATCACTCTGCGAGCACTCAAGCGCTCTGAAGCGGCACGCGATGTTCTGATGGAAGGTCGTCAGATCTCATTGCAAGGGTTCACCAAGGCAGAAGTGGACACATTGCAGCAGCTTTTGCAACGCATGGTGGACAACATGGAAGAGGAACTGGGCAAGTAA